A single window of Herpetosiphon gulosus DNA harbors:
- a CDS encoding DUF952 domain-containing protein has protein sequence MLLHIISPTEWQQAVAAGEYRPASLAEEGFIHCSTPEQLLTPANSFYRGQANLQLLCIDPAQLHAKLVYEDCYETGMQFPHIYGPLNLDAVYKIVEFPVNPDGTFDLPKLD, from the coding sequence ATGTTGTTGCACATTATTTCTCCCACCGAGTGGCAGCAAGCCGTCGCTGCTGGTGAATATCGCCCAGCTTCGCTGGCTGAAGAAGGCTTTATTCATTGTTCGACTCCTGAGCAATTACTAACTCCCGCCAATTCGTTTTATCGTGGCCAAGCCAATTTACAATTATTATGTATCGATCCAGCGCAGCTCCACGCCAAACTGGTCTATGAAGATTGCTACGAGACTGGCATGCAATTTCCCCATATCTATGGGCCGCTCAATCTTGATGCCGTTTATAAGATCGTGGAATTTCCGGTTAATCCCGATGGTACATTTGATTTGCCGAAGCTAGATTAG
- a CDS encoding phosphotransferase yields MTILHSLSDLSLAWLTEHLQPWLGSGMIKHMQLIEAHTPNSQLGHIQLQLFRTPIKAPRQLLLKINHEQHGAHEVAIYQYAQANDLNHLPFVQCFGASYDPVSGVSNLLLADLSETYEPAIARHSLLTGEHVPNEQRRFMCIDSLAQLHSSWWQVPVIGAADPPFALRVWYNDSAAHAQHVQHRQAEWQQFLAQYGAILTDTIHDRLASTLAALPTLWQRWLEPRISSRRQLTLSHGACAFNQFFCPKNPQEDHAYLLDFSTASANLPTYDLVTLLATFWNPTQRAFYEEQLLRRYLAGLIGAGIDYSWQQLCSDYRLMLAYMLFEPIGNAIDGADQAYWWPKLQCLAAANDEWQSEQLWR; encoded by the coding sequence ATGACCATCCTGCATTCACTGAGTGATCTTTCATTGGCGTGGTTGACCGAACACTTGCAGCCTTGGTTAGGCTCAGGCATGATCAAGCATATGCAGCTGATCGAAGCGCATACGCCCAATTCGCAGCTTGGTCATATTCAATTACAATTGTTTCGCACGCCGATCAAAGCGCCACGTCAGTTGCTACTTAAAATTAATCATGAGCAGCATGGCGCTCATGAAGTGGCAATTTATCAGTATGCGCAGGCCAACGATCTTAATCATTTGCCGTTTGTGCAATGTTTTGGCGCTAGCTATGATCCGGTTTCGGGGGTTTCAAATCTTTTATTGGCCGATTTAAGCGAAACCTATGAGCCAGCAATTGCTCGCCATTCATTACTCACTGGCGAGCATGTTCCTAATGAGCAGCGGCGTTTTATGTGCATTGATAGCTTGGCTCAACTGCATAGTTCGTGGTGGCAAGTACCTGTGATTGGTGCGGCTGATCCGCCGTTTGCGCTGCGCGTGTGGTACAACGATTCAGCGGCGCATGCCCAGCATGTGCAACATCGCCAAGCCGAATGGCAGCAATTTCTGGCTCAGTATGGCGCAATCCTCACCGATACAATTCATGATCGTTTAGCTTCAACCTTGGCAGCCTTGCCCACGTTATGGCAACGCTGGTTGGAGCCACGGATCAGCAGCCGTCGCCAATTAACCCTCTCGCATGGTGCTTGCGCTTTCAACCAATTCTTCTGCCCCAAAAATCCCCAAGAAGATCATGCCTATCTATTGGATTTTAGCACTGCTTCGGCCAATTTGCCAACCTACGATTTGGTCACGTTGCTGGCAACATTTTGGAATCCAACCCAACGCGCGTTCTATGAAGAGCAACTATTGCGGCGCTATTTGGCAGGCTTAATCGGCGCAGGCATCGATTATTCATGGCAACAGCTTTGCAGCGATTATCGTTTGATGTTGGCTTATATGCTTTTCGAGCCAATTGGAAATGCTATCGATGGCGCAGATCAGGCCTATTGGTGGCCCAAACTTCAATGCCTCGCCGCTGCCAACGATGAATGGCAATCCGAACAGTTATGGCGCTAA
- a CDS encoding PAS domain-containing protein — protein MGTDVYVDRDETTIDLHQTIINLRAQNSIYEQILDAIPDLILYKGPGSHIRYANRAFREYYGMDSQQLQDLIDADFNQPSYTEQYIRDDAQVFQTGQALVINSEPVTRYTGEVHLFATTKHPIRNHDGSIIGTVGISRDLSNEVAASAALTDNEARLQRIIENVPGMVYQFLLEPDHTMRFPFVSTGSRDIYGLEPEAIMQNASIVTEAVNPTDRLRFQEAIMASAQTLEPWRWEGRVYINGQENWLQGASRPTKLANGAILWDGLLLNITQQKQAEALLGRFDTILSSTPDLVAIADLSGQMQYLNPAARRLLRLEPTDQVSQLTWYDLHPDKTEQTWLAKTLHHAQIHGSWMGEHQLKTAQGQQLPVMYQMLCHYDIDHQPSFFSMIAHDISDQKQAEAERQRLHEEVIRTQQQALIELSTPLIPIADTVVLLPLVGSVDTARAQQFMETLLEGVHTNKAQIAIVDVTGVPVMDTQVAGLLIRAATSVQLLGARVIITGIRPELAQTLVTLGVDFRSIMTHSSLQQGITYAINATRGQQLNVRYRGN, from the coding sequence ATGGGGACTGATGTGTATGTGGATCGGGATGAAACGACTATTGACCTACACCAAACCATCATCAACTTGCGTGCCCAGAACTCGATCTACGAACAAATTTTAGATGCTATCCCCGATTTGATTTTATACAAAGGCCCAGGTTCGCATATTCGCTACGCCAATCGCGCTTTTCGGGAATACTATGGCATGGATAGCCAGCAGCTCCAAGATTTGATCGACGCTGATTTTAACCAACCGAGTTATACCGAGCAATATATTCGCGATGATGCTCAGGTGTTTCAAACAGGTCAAGCCTTGGTGATCAATTCTGAGCCAGTCACGCGTTATACAGGCGAGGTGCATCTGTTTGCAACCACCAAACACCCAATCCGTAATCACGATGGCTCGATCATTGGCACAGTTGGCATTTCACGCGATCTGAGCAACGAGGTAGCGGCCTCGGCTGCTCTAACCGATAACGAGGCCCGCTTACAACGAATCATTGAGAATGTACCTGGCATGGTCTATCAATTTTTGCTTGAGCCAGATCATACAATGCGTTTTCCCTTTGTGAGCACTGGCAGTCGCGATATTTATGGCCTAGAACCAGAAGCGATTATGCAAAATGCCAGCATTGTGACCGAGGCCGTCAATCCAACCGACCGTTTGCGCTTTCAAGAGGCGATTATGGCTTCGGCTCAAACGCTTGAACCATGGCGCTGGGAAGGTCGAGTTTATATCAATGGCCAAGAAAATTGGCTACAAGGGGCTTCGCGGCCCACAAAATTAGCCAATGGGGCAATTTTATGGGATGGTTTGCTGCTGAATATTACCCAACAAAAACAGGCTGAAGCCTTATTGGGCCGCTTCGATACCATTCTAAGCTCGACTCCTGACTTGGTAGCGATTGCAGATCTTTCAGGCCAGATGCAATATTTGAATCCAGCAGCACGGCGCTTGTTGCGACTTGAGCCTACCGATCAAGTCAGCCAATTAACCTGGTATGATTTGCATCCCGACAAAACCGAGCAAACATGGCTAGCCAAAACCTTGCACCATGCCCAAATTCATGGCTCGTGGATGGGCGAGCATCAACTAAAAACGGCCCAAGGCCAACAGCTACCTGTGATGTATCAAATGTTATGTCACTATGATATCGACCACCAACCCAGCTTTTTCTCGATGATCGCCCATGATATTAGTGACCAAAAACAGGCTGAGGCTGAGCGCCAACGCTTGCACGAAGAAGTTATTCGCACTCAACAACAAGCCTTGATCGAGCTTTCAACCCCACTGATTCCAATTGCTGATACAGTGGTGCTCTTGCCATTGGTTGGTAGCGTCGATACCGCACGAGCACAGCAATTTATGGAAACCTTGCTTGAAGGTGTACATACCAATAAAGCCCAAATCGCAATTGTCGATGTAACGGGCGTTCCGGTGATGGATACTCAAGTAGCAGGCCTACTCATTCGAGCTGCAACCAGCGTCCAGCTACTAGGAGCACGCGTAATTATCACTGGTATTCGACCTGAATTGGCTCAAACTTTGGTTACCTTGGGGGTTGATTTCCGCTCGATTATGACGCATAGTAGCCTGCAACAAGGAATTACCTATGCGATCAATGCGACCCGTGGACAGCAACTGAATGTGAGGTATCGCGGGAATTGA
- a CDS encoding alpha/beta fold hydrolase: MATQSIKLPWQARLLRNSIGGLSYLAPQLAGRMVLQLFLQPRRATSTKPSKFLQSAQRLNVEHAGRRLQAYRWGAGSRKVLLVHGWEHDARRWHALAPHLAGLGYEVTAIDGPAHGASEGKTTSIPDFSAALAATVQQLGPFDVIIAHSFGAACSAWMLGTLDIALPQRVVLMGAPTSGEYMTGAFADGFGLSQRLKRLFDQALQRQFGQPASHYAMKSMPTQHLPPALIVHDRNDLRVDFRYAQELQQHWPNAELLATNKLGHSGILHSTEVLDKIVTFVGGAG, from the coding sequence ATGGCAACTCAATCGATCAAACTTCCATGGCAAGCGCGGCTACTGCGCAATAGCATTGGCGGCTTGAGCTATCTTGCACCGCAACTGGCTGGGCGCATGGTGCTTCAGCTTTTTTTACAACCACGGCGGGCAACCAGCACTAAACCCTCAAAATTTCTGCAATCAGCCCAACGGTTGAATGTTGAGCATGCCGGGCGGCGTTTGCAAGCCTATCGTTGGGGTGCTGGCTCACGCAAAGTGTTGCTGGTGCATGGCTGGGAACACGATGCTCGGCGTTGGCATGCCTTGGCCCCACACTTAGCTGGTTTAGGCTACGAAGTAACGGCGATCGATGGCCCAGCCCATGGCGCTTCTGAAGGCAAAACCACCAGTATCCCTGATTTTAGCGCAGCTTTGGCGGCGACCGTGCAGCAACTTGGCCCGTTCGATGTGATTATTGCACACTCGTTTGGAGCAGCTTGCAGCGCTTGGATGCTGGGTACGCTTGATATCGCGCTACCGCAGCGGGTTGTGTTGATGGGTGCACCAACTAGCGGCGAATATATGACTGGCGCGTTTGCCGATGGATTTGGTTTATCGCAACGGCTTAAGCGTTTATTTGATCAAGCTTTGCAACGTCAATTTGGCCAACCAGCCAGCCATTATGCCATGAAATCAATGCCAACCCAGCATTTACCACCAGCCTTGATTGTCCATGATCGCAATGATCTACGGGTTGATTTTCGCTATGCGCAAGAATTACAGCAACACTGGCCTAATGCAGAACTATTGGCGACCAACAAATTGGGCCATAGTGGCATCCTCCATTCGACAGAAGTACTAGATAAGATCGTGACCTTTGTGGGAGGCGCAGGTTAG
- the ileS gene encoding isoleucine--tRNA ligase, whose product MAFAAVDPKVSFPTLEDEIAAWWEAHGIVKKTLDHGDASRPFVFFEGPPTANGRPGIHHVEARSSKDIMVRFNRMLGKKVIGARGGWDTHGLPVELEVEKKLGFAGKPDIEKYGITEFNAACRQSVWDYIQEWEKLTQRIAFWIDLEDPYITYDNKYIESLWWIFKQLHERELLYRDYKVTMHCPRCGTSLSDHEVAQGYQDNTDDPSVWVRFRHTSSDHALDAQVADAAFLAWTTTPWTLPANAGLAVNPEATYVLAEHEGQRYILAEALVGAVLGETATTLASFVGADLRGLRYTPLFPGVGDNGAAIDLSSAHRVVADEFVSLEDGTGIVHIAPAYGDLEIGRKYGLPTLFSVDLAGKVLSSFESFGFAGMFFKEADPKITRYLKEQGLLFKSGRVLHTYPFCWRCKTPLLFYAKQSWYIRTTALKQQLIANNKKINWVPEHIQAGRFGNWLENNIDWAISRERYWGTPLPVWACDNCQHIDVLGSLAELGERWGQDTANLDMHRPFVDAPTWSCPECEAGTMQRIPDVADCWFDSGAMPVAQWHYPFENQELFEVAGQADFISEAIDQTRGWFYTLHAVSTLLFDRPAYKNVICLGHLLDGKGEKMSKSKGNIVSPWEMVEKYGADAVRWYMFAAGQPYNPRRFSADLVSESLRQFLLTLWNTYSFFTTYANVDGWTPELAQGDLAAIDRWAMARLNALVRDVRNDLSNYDMNTPAKRLEQFVDELSNWYVRRNRRRFWGSEMNGDKQAAYSTLYTCLVTISKLMAPFTPFVAESLYQNLVRSYDQTAAESVHMALYPEANLAVIDEELIRKTDLLLKAVSLGRAARKNAGMRVRQPLSEVLVRLPRGEQLDELSAELSDELNIKSVRWLGVGDGLVSYRFKPNLRSVGKKFGKLVPALREVLANLSSEQAADAAHKVETGASFEVAVEGETLTLAADDVLMEASSPEGYAVAEGEGLLVALVTTLTDELLREGIAREIVRNLNDARKAADLAITDKINATLGTEVDLAAVVAEYAEYIKAETLCEVLSVGDANDNHHTSSMELEQGKLSLGISKIG is encoded by the coding sequence ATGGCGTTTGCAGCAGTTGATCCCAAGGTGTCGTTTCCGACGCTTGAGGATGAGATCGCCGCTTGGTGGGAAGCCCATGGCATCGTCAAAAAGACGCTTGACCATGGTGATGCTTCGCGTCCGTTTGTCTTTTTTGAAGGGCCACCTACGGCTAATGGTCGCCCGGGGATTCACCACGTCGAGGCTCGTTCGTCTAAAGATATTATGGTGCGCTTCAACCGCATGCTTGGTAAAAAGGTCATCGGCGCTCGCGGTGGCTGGGATACCCACGGCTTGCCAGTTGAACTGGAAGTTGAAAAGAAATTAGGCTTCGCGGGCAAGCCCGACATCGAAAAATATGGCATCACCGAATTTAACGCTGCTTGTCGTCAATCAGTTTGGGATTACATCCAAGAATGGGAAAAACTGACCCAGCGGATCGCCTTCTGGATCGATCTTGAAGATCCCTATATCACGTATGATAACAAATATATCGAGTCGTTGTGGTGGATCTTCAAGCAATTGCACGAGCGTGAATTGCTGTATCGTGATTATAAAGTGACGATGCATTGCCCACGCTGTGGGACATCGCTCTCGGATCACGAGGTAGCTCAAGGCTACCAAGATAACACTGACGATCCATCGGTGTGGGTACGTTTTCGACATACGTCTAGTGACCATGCTTTAGATGCTCAAGTTGCCGATGCCGCCTTCTTGGCATGGACGACGACACCTTGGACCTTGCCGGCTAACGCTGGTTTGGCGGTTAATCCTGAGGCAACGTATGTGCTGGCTGAGCACGAAGGTCAGCGCTATATCTTGGCCGAGGCTTTGGTTGGCGCGGTGTTGGGCGAAACTGCCACCACACTCGCCAGCTTTGTTGGAGCCGATCTGCGTGGCTTGCGCTATACACCGCTATTTCCAGGGGTTGGCGATAATGGCGCAGCAATCGATTTGAGCAGTGCCCATCGGGTGGTTGCCGATGAGTTCGTGTCGTTGGAAGATGGTACGGGCATCGTGCACATCGCGCCAGCTTATGGCGACTTGGAAATTGGCCGTAAGTATGGCTTGCCAACCTTGTTCTCGGTTGATTTAGCGGGCAAAGTACTGAGCAGCTTTGAAAGCTTTGGCTTTGCAGGCATGTTCTTCAAAGAAGCTGATCCCAAAATCACGCGCTATTTGAAAGAACAAGGCTTATTGTTCAAATCAGGGCGGGTGCTGCACACCTATCCATTCTGTTGGCGCTGTAAAACGCCGTTGCTGTTCTATGCCAAGCAATCGTGGTATATCCGCACGACGGCCTTGAAGCAACAGTTGATCGCCAACAACAAAAAGATCAATTGGGTGCCTGAGCACATCCAAGCTGGGCGCTTTGGCAATTGGCTCGAAAATAACATCGACTGGGCGATCAGCCGTGAGCGCTATTGGGGCACGCCGCTGCCAGTCTGGGCCTGCGATAATTGTCAACATATCGATGTGCTTGGTTCGTTGGCGGAGCTTGGCGAACGTTGGGGCCAAGATACTGCCAATCTGGATATGCACCGCCCATTTGTTGATGCGCCTACGTGGTCATGCCCTGAGTGCGAAGCTGGTACGATGCAGCGCATTCCTGATGTAGCCGATTGTTGGTTTGATTCAGGTGCGATGCCCGTTGCACAGTGGCATTATCCATTTGAAAATCAAGAATTATTCGAAGTTGCCGGCCAAGCCGATTTTATCTCGGAAGCAATCGACCAAACCCGTGGTTGGTTCTACACCTTGCACGCGGTTTCGACCTTGCTCTTCGATCGTCCAGCCTACAAGAATGTGATCTGTTTGGGGCACTTGTTGGATGGCAAAGGCGAGAAGATGTCCAAATCCAAGGGCAACATCGTTTCGCCATGGGAAATGGTCGAGAAGTATGGTGCTGATGCGGTGCGCTGGTATATGTTTGCTGCTGGTCAGCCTTACAACCCACGCCGTTTCTCAGCCGATTTGGTCAGCGAATCGTTGCGTCAGTTCTTGTTGACCTTGTGGAATACCTATAGCTTTTTCACAACCTACGCCAATGTTGATGGTTGGACACCTGAATTGGCGCAAGGCGATTTGGCAGCGATCGATCGTTGGGCCATGGCACGACTCAACGCTTTGGTGCGCGATGTGCGTAATGATCTGAGCAATTACGATATGAATACGCCAGCCAAGCGGCTCGAACAATTCGTTGATGAGCTTTCAAACTGGTATGTGCGGCGTAATCGGCGGCGTTTCTGGGGCAGCGAGATGAACGGCGATAAGCAAGCTGCCTATTCAACCTTGTACACCTGTTTGGTGACGATCTCCAAACTGATGGCTCCATTCACGCCATTTGTGGCCGAATCGTTGTATCAAAATCTGGTGCGCAGCTACGACCAAACTGCCGCCGAAAGTGTGCATATGGCGCTGTATCCCGAAGCCAATTTGGCAGTGATCGATGAAGAATTGATCCGTAAAACCGACTTGTTGCTCAAGGCCGTGAGCTTGGGCCGTGCCGCTCGCAAGAACGCTGGGATGCGCGTGCGTCAACCACTCAGCGAAGTGTTGGTGCGCTTGCCACGCGGCGAGCAACTTGACGAACTGAGCGCTGAACTGAGCGACGAACTCAATATCAAGTCGGTGCGCTGGCTTGGCGTGGGCGATGGCTTGGTCAGCTATCGTTTCAAGCCCAATTTGCGCTCAGTGGGCAAAAAGTTTGGCAAACTGGTTCCAGCCTTGCGTGAAGTATTGGCGAATCTCAGCAGCGAGCAAGCCGCCGATGCTGCGCATAAAGTTGAAACTGGGGCTAGCTTCGAGGTTGCAGTTGAAGGTGAGACATTAACCCTCGCCGCTGACGATGTATTGATGGAAGCCTCATCGCCCGAAGGCTACGCCGTTGCTGAAGGTGAGGGCTTGTTGGTAGCGTTGGTTACGACGCTGACTGACGAATTGCTGCGCGAAGGCATCGCCCGCGAAATCGTGCGCAACCTTAACGATGCTCGCAAGGCCGCAGATCTCGCGATCACCGATAAGATCAACGCAACTTTGGGGACTGAAGTTGATTTGGCGGCAGTCGTGGCTGAATATGCCGAGTATATCAAGGCCGAAACTTTGTGTGAGGTGTTGAGCGTTGGCGATGCTAACGATAACCATCACACCAGCAGTATGGAATTGGAACAAGGCAAACTTAGCCTCGGCATTAGCAAAATCGGCTAA